From the genome of Candidatus Promineifilum breve, one region includes:
- a CDS encoding transporter substrate-binding domain-containing protein, which produces MNHRISHRSPLFRRVAPLALLLLLAAVAALVAAPARAQTGQPLRVATKPLAPFVILDGPEPAGLSVDLWAEIAQRLGYEYEWVAYETVVEILDAVENGAADVAIAGISMTRARETAVDFTHPFYDAGLQILVPSRSSFSWRETLAQFSSPGMRAFVVLALLAGLIMAHFIYLTERRHNPEFQRGYLRGLWEALWWLLTIVAGGQYPDQPTTSPARRLMTITFWLVGLLLVAQFTATVTSALTVQQLSSDIDGPEDLPGRRVVTVDGSTAADFLTGQNIGFVAVTTIDEAYALLAAGEADAVVYDAPVLRYYTVTAGRGVAGVVGSVFKPEKYGIALPANSPLREPINEVLLEMYQDGTLSEIESRWFSE; this is translated from the coding sequence ATGAACCACCGTATTTCCCATCGCTCCCCTTTATTCCGCCGTGTCGCGCCGCTGGCCTTGTTGCTGCTGCTGGCGGCCGTCGCTGCCCTTGTCGCCGCGCCGGCCCGCGCCCAGACCGGCCAACCGCTGCGCGTCGCTACCAAGCCGCTGGCCCCGTTTGTCATCCTCGATGGGCCGGAGCCGGCCGGTCTCAGCGTCGATCTGTGGGCCGAGATCGCCCAACGGCTGGGGTATGAGTACGAATGGGTGGCCTATGAAACCGTGGTCGAAATCCTGGACGCGGTGGAGAACGGCGCGGCCGACGTCGCCATCGCCGGCATCAGCATGACCCGCGCCCGCGAGACGGCCGTCGATTTCACCCACCCCTTCTACGACGCCGGGCTGCAAATCCTCGTGCCGTCGCGGTCGTCGTTCTCGTGGCGCGAGACGCTGGCCCAGTTTAGCTCGCCGGGGATGCGCGCCTTTGTCGTCCTGGCCCTGCTGGCCGGGCTGATCATGGCCCATTTCATCTACCTCACCGAGCGCCGCCACAACCCCGAATTCCAGCGCGGCTATCTGCGCGGGCTGTGGGAGGCGCTGTGGTGGCTGCTGACCATCGTCGCCGGCGGCCAATACCCTGACCAGCCCACGACCAGCCCGGCCCGCCGCCTGATGACCATCACCTTTTGGCTGGTTGGCCTGCTGCTGGTGGCCCAATTCACGGCCACCGTCACCTCGGCCCTGACCGTGCAGCAGCTATCGAGCGACATCGACGGCCCCGAAGATTTGCCCGGCCGGCGCGTCGTCACCGTGGACGGCAGCACGGCCGCCGACTTCCTGACCGGTCAAAATATCGGCTTCGTGGCCGTGACGACGATCGACGAAGCCTACGCCCTGTTGGCCGCCGGGGAGGCCGACGCGGTGGTCTATGATGCGCCGGTGCTGCGCTACTATACCGTGACCGCCGGGCGGGGCGTGGCCGGTGTCGTTGGCTCCGTGTTCAAGCCGGAGAAGTACGGCATCGCCCTGCCGGCCAACAGCCCGCTGCGCGAGCCGATCAACGAAGTGCTGCTGGAGATGTACCAGGACGGCACACTGAGCGAGATCGAAAGCCGCTGGTTCAGCGAGTAG
- a CDS encoding IS110 family RNA-guided transposase, whose product MSDTYSFLGIDIAKATFEAVLQVGPRQNSRGFDNDPADFRALSRWLDKNGAGRVWAVQEATGRYGEALAHYLSQQGHAVSVVNPARIKAYGASKLRRAKTDRLDAALILDFGRTQRPALWTPPTAEQQELCALVRRVADVQHMHQQERNRLTAGSHPPIVQASLQAILAVLEAQIVALQKAIEAHLQAHPALRHTCQLLRSIPGIGLLTAVRLMVELPNIHAFDNPRQLVAHAGLAPSVCQSGTSVYGRGHTSRKGNAVLRAQLYMPALVALRHNPVIQAMQQRLQRAGKPKMVIVVAAMRKLLHLAFGVLKSGRPFDPAFALSPALGT is encoded by the coding sequence ATGTCAGACACCTATTCCTTTCTGGGCATCGACATCGCCAAGGCCACGTTCGAGGCCGTGTTACAGGTCGGGCCACGGCAGAACAGCCGCGGCTTTGACAACGACCCGGCCGACTTTCGAGCGCTGAGCCGCTGGCTGGACAAAAACGGGGCCGGCCGAGTGTGGGCGGTCCAGGAGGCCACCGGGCGATACGGTGAGGCCCTGGCCCACTACCTGAGCCAACAAGGCCACGCCGTTTCGGTCGTCAATCCGGCGCGCATCAAAGCCTATGGTGCGTCCAAGCTCCGGCGGGCCAAGACCGACCGGCTGGATGCCGCCCTCATCCTGGACTTTGGCCGCACCCAGCGCCCTGCCCTCTGGACGCCGCCCACGGCGGAACAGCAGGAGCTGTGCGCCCTCGTGCGGCGCGTGGCCGACGTGCAACACATGCATCAGCAGGAGCGCAATCGCCTGACCGCCGGTTCTCATCCGCCCATCGTTCAGGCCAGCCTGCAAGCCATCCTGGCCGTGCTCGAGGCCCAGATCGTGGCGTTGCAAAAGGCCATTGAGGCCCATCTGCAGGCCCATCCCGCTCTGCGCCACACCTGCCAACTGCTGCGTTCCATCCCCGGCATCGGTCTGTTAACCGCCGTCCGCTTGATGGTCGAGTTGCCCAACATCCACGCCTTCGACAACCCCAGGCAACTGGTGGCCCATGCCGGCCTGGCTCCGTCCGTTTGCCAATCCGGCACATCGGTCTATGGGCGCGGCCACACCTCCCGCAAGGGCAATGCTGTCCTGCGCGCGCAGTTGTACATGCCCGCGCTGGTTGCCCTGCGCCACAATCCTGTCATCCAGGCCATGCAGCAGCGCCTGCAGCGCGCCGGCAAACCCAAAATGGTCATCGTCGTCGCCGCCATGCGCAAGCTGCTCCATCTAGCCTTCGGCGTCCTTAAGTCCGGCCGCCCCTTTGACCCGGCTTTTGCCCTTTCGCCTGCTCTGGGTACTTGA
- a CDS encoding SdpI family protein, which produces MQTLLYMYVIFGLLLAALSVPMLLDKVPPNPWYGFRVPSTLADETLWYKINRHMARWLLLTGILTAVAAVVLYRWGKLSVDTYAWLCLLVFAVPFTMGAISSWRYLQQLKGS; this is translated from the coding sequence ATGCAAACGCTACTCTACATGTACGTCATCTTCGGTCTGCTGTTGGCGGCTCTGTCCGTCCCCATGTTGCTGGACAAGGTTCCCCCCAACCCGTGGTATGGCTTTCGCGTGCCCAGTACGCTGGCCGATGAGACCCTGTGGTACAAGATCAACCGCCACATGGCCCGCTGGCTGCTGTTGACGGGCATTCTGACTGCCGTAGCGGCCGTTGTGCTCTACCGCTGGGGCAAGTTGTCGGTGGATACCTACGCCTGGCTGTGCCTGCTGGTTTTCGCCGTGCCCTTCACCATGGGGGCCATCAGTAGCTGGCGCTACCTGCAACAACTCAAAGGCTCCTAA
- a CDS encoding AbrB/MazE/SpoVT family DNA-binding domain-containing protein, producing the protein METTRLSSKGQLILPKWLRDRYNWREGDEFIVIDTGHGVMLEPSRPFAPARLDEVMAIIAYDGPAYTVEEMDEAVAASFRKGDDDRD; encoded by the coding sequence ATGGAAACTACCCGACTCTCCAGCAAAGGCCAACTCATTTTACCCAAGTGGTTGCGCGACCGCTACAACTGGCGGGAAGGCGACGAGTTCATCGTGATCGACACCGGCCACGGCGTGATGCTGGAGCCGAGCCGGCCGTTTGCGCCGGCCCGGCTGGACGAGGTGATGGCGATCATCGCCTATGACGGCCCGGCCTACACGGTAGAGGAGATGGACGAAGCCGTCGCCGCGTCGTTCAGGAAGGGGGACGATGATCGCGATTGA
- a CDS encoding type II toxin-antitoxin system VapC family toxin, with protein sequence MIAIDTNVIVRLLVGDDPAQAARSRQLLEDNEVYVTDSVFLESYWVMRHRYQLDDAIIRAGLRGLLGLPSVYTRDGTAIALALEWHERGLDFADALHLALAAGTTGFATFDQRFAKRAAAASGRTVTLLTAPSP encoded by the coding sequence ATGATCGCGATTGATACCAACGTGATCGTCCGCCTGCTGGTGGGCGACGACCCGGCCCAGGCGGCGCGCAGCCGGCAACTTCTGGAAGATAACGAAGTCTATGTGACCGATTCGGTCTTCCTGGAGAGCTATTGGGTGATGCGCCACCGCTATCAACTGGACGATGCCATCATCCGCGCCGGCCTGCGGGGGCTATTGGGTCTGCCGTCGGTCTACACGCGCGATGGCACAGCCATTGCCCTGGCGCTGGAATGGCACGAGCGGGGGCTGGATTTCGCCGACGCGCTGCACCTGGCCCTGGCCGCGGGCACGACCGGGTTCGCCACCTTCGATCAGCGTTTTGCCAAACGGGCCGCCGCCGCCAGCGGCCGGACGGTGACGTTGCTGACCGCACCGTCGCCATGA
- a CDS encoding 3-hydroxyacyl-CoA dehydrogenase → MNAEDIRTVLVVGAGTMGGQIALQCAIHGLDVHLYDVSAAALESGMARVGGYARHLIAEGRADAAVLQRLTPTTDLAAAAAAADLVSESVPEDPALKGQVFAALHTLCPPQTIFTTNTSTLLPSMFAAASGRPERLVALHFHLPVWDANVADVMAHPGTSADVVETVTAFARRIGQIPIVAGRESSGYVFNAMLSALIDAALRLVAGGVAEVADVDRAWMGVMKMPIGPFGIIDAVGLDTVWKITDFWAGATGDPQSRANADLVRGYIDRGRLGHKSGGGFYDYPDPAFQRDGFMDYEGR, encoded by the coding sequence ATGAACGCTGAAGACATTCGCACCGTCCTCGTCGTCGGCGCGGGCACGATGGGCGGGCAGATCGCCCTGCAATGCGCCATCCATGGCCTGGATGTGCACCTCTATGACGTCTCGGCCGCGGCGCTGGAGAGCGGTATGGCCCGTGTGGGCGGCTATGCCCGCCACCTCATCGCCGAAGGCCGGGCCGACGCCGCCGTGCTGCAGCGCCTCACGCCGACGACCGACCTGGCCGCCGCCGCCGCCGCGGCCGATCTTGTCAGCGAATCCGTGCCCGAAGACCCGGCGCTAAAGGGCCAGGTCTTCGCCGCGCTGCACACTCTCTGCCCGCCCCAGACCATCTTCACCACCAACACCTCGACCCTGCTGCCGTCGATGTTTGCCGCCGCCAGCGGCCGGCCGGAGCGGCTGGTGGCCCTCCATTTCCACCTGCCGGTCTGGGATGCCAACGTGGCCGACGTGATGGCCCACCCCGGCACGTCGGCCGACGTCGTTGAGACGGTGACCGCCTTTGCCCGGCGCATCGGCCAGATCCCCATCGTCGCCGGGCGCGAGAGTTCGGGCTACGTCTTCAACGCCATGCTCAGCGCCCTCATCGACGCCGCCCTGCGCCTGGTGGCCGGCGGCGTGGCCGAGGTGGCCGACGTGGATCGGGCCTGGATGGGGGTGATGAAAATGCCCATCGGCCCGTTCGGCATCATTGACGCCGTGGGGCTGGATACGGTGTGGAAGATCACCGACTTCTGGGCCGGGGCCACGGGTGACCCCCAATCGCGGGCCAACGCCGATCTGGTGCGCGGCTATATCGACCGCGGTCGGCTGGGGCATAAGAGCGGTGGGGGGTTTTATGATTATCCTGACCCGGCCTTTCAGCGAGATGGTTTTATGGATTATGAGGGGAGATGA
- a CDS encoding GNAT family N-acetyltransferase: MNLQEVLALYDREQRREIEYPGMSRQVLPRLVRYVRPAPGMSFVLHSDLDEGSADAAINEQLAYFAALQQPFEWKVYAHDRPADLAQRLAARGFVLEEPDAIMVLDVAAAPPALLAEPAADVRRLRDPAQLADVVAVLEPVWGEDFSWVYERMGGHMALPDYLSIFVAYVVGTAAGVGWTYYNPGHFAGLWGGSTLAAYRGRGLYTALLAARVREARARGVPYLTIDAGAMSRPIVARHGFEVITYATACEWRPVAVGLGQSTA; encoded by the coding sequence TTGAATCTTCAAGAAGTGTTAGCCCTCTACGACCGCGAGCAGCGGCGCGAGATCGAATATCCCGGCATGAGCCGCCAGGTGTTGCCGCGCCTGGTGCGCTACGTGCGGCCCGCGCCGGGCATGAGTTTTGTGCTCCACAGCGATCTGGATGAGGGATCGGCCGACGCCGCCATCAACGAACAACTGGCCTATTTCGCGGCCCTCCAGCAGCCGTTTGAGTGGAAGGTCTATGCCCACGACCGGCCGGCCGACCTGGCCCAGCGGCTGGCGGCGCGCGGCTTTGTGCTGGAGGAGCCGGACGCCATTATGGTGCTCGACGTAGCCGCCGCGCCGCCGGCGCTGCTGGCCGAACCGGCGGCCGACGTGCGCCGCCTGCGCGACCCGGCCCAACTGGCCGACGTTGTCGCCGTGCTGGAGCCGGTGTGGGGCGAGGATTTCAGTTGGGTCTACGAGCGCATGGGCGGCCACATGGCGCTGCCGGATTATCTCAGCATCTTCGTGGCCTACGTGGTGGGGACGGCGGCCGGGGTGGGCTGGACGTATTACAACCCCGGTCATTTCGCCGGCTTATGGGGCGGCTCCACGCTGGCGGCGTATCGCGGGCGCGGGTTGTATACGGCGTTGCTGGCGGCGCGGGTGCGCGAGGCGCGGGCGCGGGGTGTGCCCTATTTGACCATCGACGCCGGGGCCATGAGCCGGCCCATCGTCGCCCGCCACGGCTTCGAGGTCATCACCTATGCCACGGCCTGTGAATGGCGGCCGGTGGCTGTGGGTTTGGGCCAATCAACGGCCTAG
- a CDS encoding chorismate synthase, protein MEILGGPLFAVAGAGESHGPGIVTIVFGCPPGLWLERAAVQLYLDRRRPGGTKHGTPRREDDRLTFLAGLYQDDHAALTAGPPLAAGDETTASYEAGYTTGEPIAALVLSTAGRAGHYDQFAGPTGEVRPGHTDLVKYHQSGGRVDIRGGGRSSYRATISDVIGGSVARLYLQATFGTVFLSSVAQVGPLRAEHTLADAVRTFGPRVSPEQIAPLAAALEASWQAIGIPTIDAEFAAAAADLIKQTRVAGDSLGAAVEVVGLNVPALAGDPLYNSLKLRLMGSLGGLHAAQSCEIGDGAAVAGRVGSANNDPIRATGYAANSHGGLLGGITTGNPLLARVAFKPTSSITAPQQSVRKNLTEIDFELQKGRHDPCVGIRAGITLESRMAIEVLNAALSHAARRVDTADFTLFPAQ, encoded by the coding sequence ATGGAAATTCTAGGCGGCCCCCTCTTCGCCGTGGCCGGCGCGGGCGAATCCCACGGCCCCGGCATCGTCACCATCGTCTTCGGCTGCCCGCCGGGCCTATGGCTGGAGCGCGCCGCCGTGCAGCTCTACCTGGATCGCCGCCGTCCCGGCGGCACAAAGCACGGCACCCCCCGCCGCGAAGACGACCGCCTGACCTTCCTCGCCGGCCTCTACCAGGACGACCACGCCGCCCTGACCGCCGGGCCGCCGCTGGCCGCCGGCGATGAGACGACCGCCAGCTACGAAGCGGGCTACACCACCGGCGAACCCATCGCCGCGCTGGTGCTCTCCACCGCCGGGCGGGCCGGCCATTACGACCAGTTCGCCGGGCCGACGGGCGAAGTGCGGCCGGGCCACACCGATCTGGTGAAGTATCACCAGTCGGGCGGCCGGGTCGATATTCGCGGCGGCGGCCGTTCTAGCTACCGCGCCACCATCAGCGACGTCATCGGCGGCAGTGTGGCCCGCCTCTATCTGCAAGCCACGTTCGGCACGGTCTTCCTGTCCTCGGTGGCGCAGGTCGGGCCGCTGCGCGCCGAGCATACGCTGGCCGACGCCGTGCGCACCTTTGGGCCGCGCGTCAGCCCGGAGCAGATCGCCCCGCTGGCCGCCGCGCTGGAGGCGTCGTGGCAGGCCATCGGCATCCCCACCATCGACGCCGAATTCGCCGCCGCCGCCGCCGATCTGATCAAGCAGACGCGCGTGGCCGGCGATTCGTTGGGCGCGGCGGTCGAGGTCGTGGGCCTCAACGTGCCCGCGCTGGCCGGCGACCCGCTCTACAACAGCCTGAAGCTGCGGCTGATGGGCAGCCTGGGTGGGCTACACGCGGCGCAATCGTGCGAGATCGGCGACGGCGCGGCCGTGGCCGGGCGTGTCGGCAGCGCCAACAACGACCCCATCCGCGCCACGGGCTACGCCGCCAACAGCCACGGCGGCCTCCTCGGCGGCATCACCACCGGCAACCCGCTGCTGGCCCGCGTCGCCTTCAAACCCACCAGCTCCATCACCGCGCCCCAGCAATCGGTGCGCAAAAATCTGACCGAGATCGACTTTGAATTACAGAAAGGCCGCCACGACCCCTGCGTCGGCATACGGGCCGGCATCACCCTGGAGTCGCGCATGGCGATCGAGGTGCTCAACGCCGCGCTGAGCCACGCCGCGCGCCGGGTCGATACCGCTGATTTCACTTTGTTTCCGGCGCAGTAA
- a CDS encoding HNH endonuclease, with translation MSARANNQCEYCLLSERDSTVNHTIDHIRALKHGGTSDADNLALACVVCNRNKGSDIATIDPENKILVRLFDPRRDIWQDHFMLDGANIVGLTPSGRGTVSILQFNEPTRVQDRAFLQAKGHFPTD, from the coding sequence GTGTCTGCTCGCGCTAATAATCAATGCGAATACTGTCTATTATCCGAGAGAGACTCAACAGTTAATCATACCATCGACCACATTCGGGCCTTGAAACATGGGGGGACTTCGGACGCCGACAATCTGGCTCTTGCCTGTGTTGTCTGTAACCGGAACAAGGGCAGCGATATTGCGACTATTGATCCGGAAAACAAAATACTCGTCCGCTTGTTTGACCCACGGCGCGACATCTGGCAGGATCATTTCATGCTTGATGGGGCGAATATAGTGGGATTAACTCCATCAGGTCGAGGCACCGTCAGCATTTTACAGTTCAACGAACCTACGCGCGTGCAAGACAGAGCGTTTCTACAAGCTAAGGGGCACTTTCCAACCGACTAG
- a CDS encoding LLM class F420-dependent oxidoreductase has protein sequence MHIGLVYPQTEYPADPAAIRDYAQAAESLGYSHVLAYDHILGANPDRPGGWSGPYTYQTPFIEPFLLFSYMAAAAHRLGFISGVIILPQRETTLVAKQAAVLDVLCGGRFRLGVGTGWNEVEYIAAGYDFHTRGRRQEEQIEVLRLLFTQELVTFKGRFHDIPDAGLNPLPVQRPIPIWLGGHADAVLRRVARLGDGWLPMFRTPAAAAGHLDTLDRYLAEHGRTRADVGIEARLHWGDGDLDALGRALEEWRAAGATHVSLNTMGVGFKTADEHLMAIHRIANAFMIDG, from the coding sequence ATGCACATCGGCCTCGTCTACCCCCAAACCGAATACCCCGCCGACCCGGCGGCCATCCGCGACTACGCCCAGGCGGCCGAATCGCTGGGCTACAGCCACGTGCTGGCCTACGACCACATCCTCGGCGCGAACCCCGACCGGCCCGGCGGTTGGAGCGGCCCCTATACCTACCAAACGCCGTTCATCGAGCCGTTCCTGCTGTTCAGCTACATGGCCGCCGCCGCCCACCGGCTGGGCTTCATCAGCGGCGTGATCATCCTGCCCCAGCGCGAGACGACCCTCGTCGCCAAGCAGGCGGCCGTGCTCGACGTATTGTGCGGCGGGCGCTTCCGCCTGGGCGTGGGCACGGGCTGGAACGAGGTCGAGTACATCGCCGCCGGCTACGACTTCCACACGCGCGGCCGGCGGCAGGAGGAGCAGATCGAGGTGCTGCGCCTGCTCTTCACCCAGGAGTTGGTGACCTTCAAAGGGCGCTTCCACGACATCCCCGACGCCGGACTGAACCCGCTGCCCGTCCAGCGGCCGATCCCCATCTGGCTGGGCGGCCACGCCGACGCCGTGCTGCGGCGCGTGGCCCGGCTGGGCGATGGCTGGCTGCCCATGTTCCGCACGCCCGCCGCCGCCGCCGGCCATCTGGACACGCTCGACCGCTATCTGGCCGAGCACGGCCGCACGCGGGCTGACGTCGGCATCGAGGCCCGGCTACATTGGGGCGACGGCGATCTGGACGCGCTCGGCCGCGCCCTGGAAGAGTGGCGCGCCGCGGGGGCCACGCATGTCAGTTTGAATACGATGGGGGTGGGGTTCAAGACGGCTGACGAACACCTTATGGCCATCCATCGAATTGCTAATGCATTTATGATCGATGGCTAG
- a CDS encoding sensor histidine kinase: MNAGPSFTPLVWICLGAVLFYVVMGVASWRRRLLPGARPFALLCLFCALWTLGEALELQATGLPAKWFWFRFQNLWPLPALTAGVFFILQYAGLGRWLTRRVVVLLCVPPLLVALLLLTNEAHQLFYLSPSYVADGRAAFGPGATIFLAYAYLSALVNLPVLAWLAARSPADRLPVLLIVVGHLLVRIALAADLAGRNPFAPLDAVIVSLFLLAVTYALALFRFRIFDPVRLARRLAIEQMGEGMVVIDPSGHVADVNPMAAAILGLTAATARGQPAADLFPADFVPLVAGASDATVGDFSLGDDAQRRYYVAQAWPLRDRHHGPLGRLLLLRDVTEQKRAEQRHLAQQRALATLLERERLANELHDGVGQTLAYVSLQAETTRKQLSDGQLATADAQLARLAEAARDAHLDLRESILSLKTGPGAERTFIEALESYLAGYGELYGIRAALTVAGGLEGAFAPETGVQLMRVIQEALANAHRHGGARAVCVALAGRDGQARLTISDDGRGFDPAALPDDGHYGLAIMRQRVAQIGGRLTIDSLPGAGTRIVVDAPLMPQPEAKP, from the coding sequence ATGAATGCCGGCCCGTCCTTCACGCCACTCGTCTGGATTTGCCTCGGCGCGGTGCTGTTCTACGTCGTGATGGGCGTCGCCAGTTGGCGTCGCCGTCTCCTGCCCGGCGCGCGGCCGTTCGCTCTGCTTTGCCTCTTTTGCGCGCTATGGACGCTGGGCGAGGCGTTGGAGTTGCAGGCGACGGGTCTGCCGGCCAAATGGTTCTGGTTCCGCTTCCAGAATCTATGGCCGCTGCCGGCGCTCACGGCCGGGGTCTTTTTCATCCTGCAATACGCCGGTCTCGGCCGTTGGCTCACGCGCCGGGTCGTCGTCCTGTTGTGTGTTCCCCCGCTGCTGGTGGCGCTGCTTCTCCTGACCAACGAAGCTCACCAACTGTTTTACCTGTCGCCGTCCTACGTGGCCGACGGTCGGGCGGCGTTTGGCCCCGGCGCGACCATTTTTCTGGCCTACGCCTACCTGTCGGCGCTGGTCAATTTGCCGGTGTTGGCCTGGCTGGCGGCGCGTTCACCGGCCGACCGGCTGCCGGTGCTCCTGATCGTTGTCGGGCATCTCCTGGTGCGCATCGCCCTGGCCGCCGACCTGGCAGGCCGCAATCCCTTTGCCCCGCTCGACGCGGTGATTGTCAGCCTATTCCTGCTGGCCGTCACCTACGCGCTGGCCCTTTTCCGCTTCCGCATCTTCGACCCCGTGCGGCTGGCGCGCCGGCTGGCGATTGAGCAGATGGGCGAGGGCATGGTCGTCATCGACCCCAGCGGCCACGTCGCCGACGTGAACCCCATGGCGGCGGCCATCCTCGGTCTGACGGCGGCCACGGCCCGCGGCCAACCGGCGGCCGATCTGTTCCCGGCCGATTTTGTCCCCCTCGTCGCCGGCGCGAGCGATGCCACCGTGGGCGATTTCAGCCTGGGCGACGACGCGCAACGGCGCTACTACGTTGCCCAGGCGTGGCCGTTGCGCGACCGGCATCATGGCCCGCTCGGCCGCCTGCTGTTGCTGCGCGACGTGACCGAACAGAAGCGCGCCGAGCAACGCCATCTGGCCCAACAGCGCGCCCTGGCGACGCTATTGGAGCGCGAGCGGCTGGCTAACGAACTCCACGACGGCGTGGGGCAGACGCTGGCCTACGTCAGCCTCCAGGCCGAGACGACCCGCAAGCAGTTGAGCGATGGGCAACTGGCGACGGCCGATGCCCAACTGGCCCGGCTGGCCGAGGCCGCCCGCGATGCCCACCTCGACCTGCGCGAGTCGATCCTGAGCTTGAAGACCGGCCCCGGCGCCGAGCGCACCTTCATCGAAGCGCTGGAGTCCTATCTGGCCGGCTACGGCGAACTGTACGGCATCCGCGCCGCGTTGACCGTGGCCGGCGGGCTGGAGGGGGCCTTCGCGCCGGAGACGGGCGTCCAGTTGATGCGCGTCATCCAGGAGGCGCTGGCTAATGCCCACCGCCACGGCGGGGCGCGGGCCGTCTGCGTCGCTCTGGCGGGCCGGGACGGCCAGGCGCGCCTGACCATCAGCGACGACGGCCGCGGCTTCGACCCGGCCGCGCTGCCGGACGATGGTCATTACGGCCTGGCGATCATGCGCCAGCGCGTGGCCCAGATCGGCGGACGGCTGACGATCGACTCCCTACCAGGCGCGGGAACCCGCATCGTGGTCGACGCGCCCCTCATGCCCCAGCCGGAGGCCAAACCATGA
- a CDS encoding response regulator, whose amino-acid sequence MRVLLADDHRLLLEGLVNLLTTNGIDVAGQAHDGPEAVAMARALRPDVILMDIRMPGGDGLTATRHIRAEWPGARIVILTTSTDDADLFEAVKSGACGYLLKSMSADDLIVSLDGALTGVPPFSPGLAEKLLAEFARLAESTATGIAGVSPAEATETVAIQTMPPVLTERQREVLQLVASGLTYKEVGARLHLSPRTVKYHMGEIMAALHLEHRAQVLAYAGREGLGARF is encoded by the coding sequence ATGAGAGTTCTGCTGGCCGACGACCACCGCCTGCTCCTGGAGGGGCTGGTCAATCTGCTCACTACCAACGGCATTGACGTCGCCGGCCAGGCGCACGATGGCCCGGAGGCCGTGGCGATGGCCCGCGCCCTGCGCCCCGACGTGATCCTGATGGACATCCGCATGCCCGGCGGCGACGGGCTGACGGCGACACGCCACATCCGCGCCGAATGGCCGGGGGCGCGCATCGTCATCCTGACCACCTCCACCGACGACGCCGACCTGTTCGAGGCGGTCAAGAGCGGCGCCTGCGGGTATCTATTGAAGAGTATGAGCGCCGACGACCTGATCGTCAGTCTGGACGGCGCGCTGACCGGCGTGCCGCCGTTCTCGCCCGGCCTGGCCGAAAAGCTGCTGGCCGAATTCGCCCGCCTGGCCGAGAGCACCGCCACGGGGATCGCCGGCGTCTCGCCGGCAGAGGCCACCGAGACGGTGGCGATCCAGACGATGCCGCCGGTATTGACCGAGCGCCAACGGGAAGTGCTGCAACTCGTCGCGTCCGGGCTGACCTACAAGGAAGTCGGCGCCCGCCTGCACCTCAGCCCGCGCACGGTGAAATACCACATGGGCGAGATCATGGCCGCCCTCCACCTGGAACACCGCGCCCAGGTGCTGGCCTATGCGGGAAGAGAGGGGCTAGGTGCTAGGTTCTAG